From the genome of Lotus japonicus ecotype B-129 chromosome 6, LjGifu_v1.2, one region includes:
- the LOC130722300 gene encoding uncharacterized protein LOC130722300, protein MKKNGFNPSPLDLFRSTHQRKDGTFVDKKSEHVDGAYVREMEDRTQRASEQNLPPPNELDVWRDVAGMKKGRIYGLGLESTVINKQYHGSCSSSSEWVRRSEFDQLRNTIMEETQRMVKQMMEERMQQPPMPTPNQEELETDESENEEDLGAFP, encoded by the exons ATGAAGAAAAATGGATTCAACCCTTCTCCACTAGACTTGTTTCGCTCTACACATCAACGCAAGGATGGTACATTTGTGGACAAGAAATCAGAGCATGTAGAT GGTGCATATGTGCGTGAAATGGAAGATAGGACGCAAAGAGCATCTGAGCAAAATCTTCCTCCGCCAAATGAGCTAGATGTGTGGCGTGATGTGGCTGGCATGAAAAAGGGTAGAATATATGGGTTGGGATTGGAGTCCACTGTTATCAATAAACAATATCATGGCTCATGTTCTTCATCATCTGAATGGGTAAGAAGATCAGAATTTGATCAATTGAGAAACACTATTATGGAGGAGACTCAAAGAATGGTAAAACAAATGATGGAAGAAAGGATGCAACAACCACCAATGCCAAccccaaatcaagaggagttaGAAACTGATGAGtcagagaatgaggaggatctTGGTGCTTTTCCATGA
- the LOC130722298 gene encoding probable pectinesterase/pectinesterase inhibitor 60, with amino-acid sequence MLIQLALKQALLLQRDHAHDSQQNFVTEKYRTVHGDCLKLYENTVFHLNRTLESLDLKKGFSAVDTQTWLTTALTNIRTCRTGAIELNAHDIMVPTESSNNITEMMIRNSLAINVDFLKQNSSNNNQTSETEEGAFPSWFSWHERKLVQSSLVKANFVVAKDGSGNFRTVQDALSAAAKRRYKTRFVIHVKKGVYRENVEVAVKNDNIMLVGDGMKNTIITSGRSVHAGFTTYSSATAGIDGMHSLHCTRYYLPKYRRS; translated from the exons ATGCTTATTCAATTGGCCTTAAAACAAGCACTTTTGCTGCAAAGAGATCATGCACATGATTCTCAACAAAACTTTGTGACAGAGAAATACAGAACCGTACATGGCGATTGTTTGAAGCTGTACGAAAACACTGTCTTTCATCTCAATCGTACCCTTGAAAGCCTTGATCTGAAAAAGGGATTCTCAGCGGTTGATACACAAACTTGGCTCACAACAGCTCTCACAAATATCAGAACATGTAGAACCGGGGCTATAGAACTCAATGCTCATGATATCATGGTGCCAACAGAGAGCAGCAACAATATCACTGAGATGATGATAAGGAACAGTTTAGCCATCAATGTGGATTTCCTGAAACAAAACTCTTCTAACAATAATCAAACATCAGAAACAGAAGAAGGTGCGTTTCCAAGCTGGTTTTCTTGGCATGAGAGGAAACTGGTGCAGTCTTCTTTGGTAAAGGCAAATTTTGTGGTAGCGAAAGATGGTTCAGGAAACTTCAGGACAGTCCAAGATGCTCTGAGTGCAGCGGCAAAGAGAAGATATAAAACGAGGTTTGTGATACATGTGAAGAAAGGAGTGTATAGAGAGAATGTTGAGGTTGCTGTGAAGAATGATAACATTATGCTGGTTGGTGATGGGATGAAAAACACCATAATCACAAGTGGCAGAAGTGTTCATGCAGGTTTTACCACCTATAGCTCTGCAACAGCAG GCATAGATGGCATGCATTCACTTCATTGCACGCGATATTACCTTCCAAAATACCGCAGGTCCTAA
- the LOC130723710 gene encoding hydroxyethylthiazole kinase → MEPKNNEEEWGKTAWEFLTQVRTQSPLIQCITNFVSMDLMANTLLSAGASPAMLHSLPEIPHFTPRADALLINLGTLSPSWLPSFNSAAELCHSLGTPWVLDPVAVSASPFRFNACLELLRFKPAVIRGNASEIIALSMPQHSTTDSTKGADSTHESTDAVEAAKLLAQRTGAIVAVTGATDIVTDGNQVVGARNGVALMQKITATGCSVTALIAAFVAVDKSHALDATVSALAVFGVAGELGMKEAKGPASLRMHLIDALYGLDEAALKSHVNITSLC, encoded by the exons ATGGAGCCGAAGAACAACGAAGAAGAATGGGGGAAAACCGCATGGGAATTCCTAACCCAAGTTCGAACCCAATCACCATTGATTCAATGCATAACCAACTTCGTCTCCATGGACCTCATGGCCAACACCCTCTTATCCGCCGGAGCCTCCCCCGCCATGCTCCATTCCCTCCCTGAAATCCCCCACTTCACTCCACGCGCCGACGCACTTCTCATCAACCTCGGCACGCTCTCCCCCTCCTGGCTCCCCTCCTTCAACTCCGCCGCTGAGCTCTGCCACTCGCTCGGCACGCCCTGGGTCCTCGACCCCGTCGCTGTTTCCGCCTCGCCTTTCCGATTCAACGCTTGCCTCGAACTGCTTCGCTTCAAACCCGCCGTTATTAGGGGAAATGCCTCCGAGATCATTGCCCTCTCCATGCCTCAACACTCCACCACCGATTCCACCAAG GGTGCGGACAGTACTCACGAGTCAACGGATGCAGTTGAAGCTGCGAAGTTGCTGGCTCAACGAACTGGTGCCATAGTTGCAGTTACAGGAGCCACAGACATTGTCACGGATGGAAATCAAGTCGTTGGTGCTCGCAATGGGGTGGCGTTGATGCAGAAAATAACAGCAACCGGGTGTTCTGTTACTGCACTGATTGCTGCCTTTGTTGCCGTTGATAAGAGCCATGCTTTAGATGCAACAGTATCAGCATTAGCTGTATTTGGTGTTGCCGGCGAGCTAGGAATGAAGGAAGCTAAAGGTCCTGCATCATTGCGAATGCACTTGATAGATGCACTCTATGGGCTTGATGAAGCTGCTTTGAAATCTCATGTTAATATCACTAGTTTGTGTTGA
- the LOC130722299 gene encoding protein IQ-DOMAIN 28-like isoform X2, whose protein sequence is MGKGRSPGKWFKNLLLGKKKSSSKSNSSKNDDIFKPSSNKDVLGSSEVSVSAQTVDSLIISAPLSGTNATQGVVSEKEIVSRPSNDRDVLSNGDKEAHAQPIANVETIEKLQLTEAAIKLQAACRGYQARRAFQTLRAITQLQALIRGHLVRRQAVSALYCVKGIVKFQALARGYNVRRSDVGLAVLKIRKLD, encoded by the exons ATGGGGAAAGGACGAAGTCCTGGGAAATGGTTCAAGAACTtacttttggggaagaagaaatcatcatcaaagTCTAATTCATCAAAGAATGATGATATTTTT AAACCTTCAAGTAACAAGGATGTGCTGGGGTCTTCTGAGGTGTCTGTGTCGGCTCAAACTGTGGATTCTTTGATCATATCCGCACCTCTATCTGGAACTAATGCTACTCAAGGAGTGGTTTCAGAAAAGGAAATAGTTAGCAGGCCATCGAATGACAGGGATGTTCTTTCAAATGGAGATAAAGAGGCTCATGCTCAGCCTATTGCTAATGTGGAAACTATCGAGAAACTCCAGCTTACAGAAGCAGCTATAAAACTTCAGGCTGCCTGCAGAGGCTATCAG GCTCGTCGAGCATTTCAAACACTCAGAGCTATCACACAACTGCAAGCTCTTATCCGTGGCCACCTGGTTAGAAGGCAAGCTGTTTCTGCATTATATTGTGTGAAAGGAATTGTTAAATTTCAAGCATTGGCTCGCGGTTACAATGTTAGGCGTTCTGATGTTGGGCTTGCAGTCCTGAAAATTCGAAAG CTTGATTGA
- the LOC130722299 gene encoding protein IQ-DOMAIN 28-like isoform X1, translating into MGKGRSPGKWFKNLLLGKKKSSSKSNSSKNDDIFKPSSNKDVLGSSEVSVSAQTVDSLIISAPLSGTNATQGVVSEKEIVSRPSNDRDVLSNGDKEAHAQPIANVETIEKLQLTEAAIKLQAACRGYQARRAFQTLRAITQLQALIRGHLVRRQAVSALYCVKGIVKFQALARGYNVRRSDVGLAVLKIRKVKVIRLIQQVQ; encoded by the exons ATGGGGAAAGGACGAAGTCCTGGGAAATGGTTCAAGAACTtacttttggggaagaagaaatcatcatcaaagTCTAATTCATCAAAGAATGATGATATTTTT AAACCTTCAAGTAACAAGGATGTGCTGGGGTCTTCTGAGGTGTCTGTGTCGGCTCAAACTGTGGATTCTTTGATCATATCCGCACCTCTATCTGGAACTAATGCTACTCAAGGAGTGGTTTCAGAAAAGGAAATAGTTAGCAGGCCATCGAATGACAGGGATGTTCTTTCAAATGGAGATAAAGAGGCTCATGCTCAGCCTATTGCTAATGTGGAAACTATCGAGAAACTCCAGCTTACAGAAGCAGCTATAAAACTTCAGGCTGCCTGCAGAGGCTATCAG GCTCGTCGAGCATTTCAAACACTCAGAGCTATCACACAACTGCAAGCTCTTATCCGTGGCCACCTGGTTAGAAGGCAAGCTGTTTCTGCATTATATTGTGTGAAAGGAATTGTTAAATTTCAAGCATTGGCTCGCGGTTACAATGTTAGGCGTTCTGATGTTGGGCTTGCAGTCCTGAAAATTCGAAAGGTAAAAGTAATTAGATTAATTCAGCAAGTACAATGA